A genomic segment from Gracilimonas sediminicola encodes:
- a CDS encoding fructosamine kinase family protein has product MLPEAIKEQIRKELNKEIQSLQSVHGGDINQAAKIVLGDGKELFVKWNNSAPQNMFEAEAKGLQLLNSADTNLQIPSPILIKEDFLVLDWVEEGGGKQHSAHNFGKELAKLHKQTADQFGLGHDNYIGKLPQSNARHSNWPDFFALERIEPQVRKGVESGKLTRSILKNVEGMYKKLGSIFPTEKPSLLHGDLWSGNYMFTKSGHASIYDPAVYYGHREMDLAMTRLFGGFSANFYEGYNEEFPPEGGFDSRVTICNLYPILVHANLFGGSYCRQAENIINRYA; this is encoded by the coding sequence ATGCTTCCCGAAGCTATCAAAGAACAAATCCGAAAAGAGCTGAACAAGGAGATTCAATCCCTTCAGTCAGTTCATGGCGGTGACATTAATCAGGCTGCCAAAATTGTGTTAGGTGATGGAAAAGAATTGTTCGTAAAGTGGAATAATTCTGCTCCCCAAAATATGTTTGAAGCCGAGGCAAAGGGGCTTCAATTACTGAATTCAGCCGACACCAATCTTCAAATTCCTTCACCGATTTTAATCAAAGAAGATTTTCTTGTTCTTGACTGGGTTGAGGAGGGGGGCGGAAAACAGCACTCAGCTCATAATTTCGGCAAGGAGCTGGCGAAGCTTCACAAACAAACCGCTGATCAGTTCGGGCTGGGTCATGATAATTACATCGGTAAGCTGCCCCAATCTAATGCCCGTCATTCAAACTGGCCCGACTTCTTTGCCCTGGAGCGGATTGAGCCCCAGGTGCGTAAGGGCGTTGAGTCCGGCAAACTCACCCGGTCTATTCTGAAAAATGTGGAAGGGATGTATAAAAAACTCGGATCTATATTTCCTACCGAAAAACCTTCGCTGCTTCACGGAGACCTTTGGAGCGGAAACTACATGTTCACCAAAAGTGGGCATGCAAGCATCTATGATCCCGCCGTTTATTACGGTCACCGGGAAATGGACTTGGCTATGACTCGTCTTTTTGGTGGATTTTCAGCTAATTTCTACGAAGGATACAATGAAGAATTTCCACCGGAGGGTGGCTTCGACAGCCGGGTCACCATCTGCAACCTGTACCCTATTTTAGTCCATGCCAATTTGTTTGGCGGAAGTTACTGTCGCCAGGCAGAGAACATCATCAACCGTTATGCCTGA
- a CDS encoding low molecular weight protein-tyrosine-phosphatase: MTETYHRTISKENPYKLVFVCLGNICRSPTAEGVFIHKVREAGLENYFYIDSAGTAAYHVGESANSKSQATANKHGIHLPSKARKFEYADLEEFDLILAMDSENFKNIKTLDRKNRFSDKIKMMREFDPNPGDGEVPDPYYGGLEGFENVFQVLNRSCEALLEELEPLIEK; the protein is encoded by the coding sequence GTGACTGAAACCTATCACCGAACCATTTCAAAAGAAAACCCTTATAAACTCGTTTTTGTGTGCCTGGGTAATATCTGCCGAAGTCCTACCGCCGAAGGCGTCTTTATTCATAAAGTGAGGGAGGCCGGTTTGGAAAATTATTTCTATATCGATTCGGCCGGGACAGCCGCTTACCATGTAGGTGAATCGGCCAACAGTAAGAGCCAGGCTACCGCAAATAAGCATGGAATTCACCTCCCCTCCAAAGCCCGAAAGTTTGAATATGCCGACCTGGAAGAGTTCGACCTCATTTTGGCTATGGACTCCGAAAATTTCAAAAATATCAAAACCTTAGACCGAAAAAATCGATTTTCGGATAAAATAAAGATGATGCGCGAGTTTGATCCCAATCCCGGAGATGGAGAAGTACCCGACCCTTATTATGGCGGACTGGAAGGATTCGAAAATGTATTCCAGGTGTTGAACCGAAGCTGCGAAGCTTTGCTTGAAGAATTAGAACCCCTCATCGAAAAATAA
- a CDS encoding response regulator, translated as MIVEDDPLLSIVEEKLVTKLGYEVVGTARSGEEVLGIIADINPSILLMDIQLSGDLDGIETAKQLRSDQIDIPVIFLSGDDSPMVLNQAKDIDYIDFLLKPVTKSDLSNSLGKAENKINSKSQYAA; from the coding sequence ATGATTGTTGAAGACGACCCGCTGCTATCTATAGTAGAGGAGAAGCTGGTTACCAAGCTTGGCTATGAAGTAGTTGGCACGGCCCGCAGTGGAGAAGAAGTCCTCGGGATCATCGCCGACATTAATCCTTCTATACTTTTGATGGACATTCAGCTTTCCGGTGATCTTGACGGCATTGAAACAGCAAAACAATTGCGTTCTGACCAAATTGATATCCCGGTAATTTTTCTTTCTGGCGATGACAGCCCAATGGTATTAAATCAAGCCAAGGATATTGATTACATCGATTTTTTATTGAAGCCTGTGACCAAATCTGACCTGTCTAATTCACTTGGTAAAGCTGAGAACAAGATTAATTCAAAATCTCAGTACGCAGCATAA
- a CDS encoding helical backbone metal receptor, protein MPDLPYTRIVSLVPSLTELLVDLGLKDQLIGRTRFCVHPKEIKDIDIIGGTKNPNLEKIVELEPDFILANKEENRKEDIELLDKYATVRVTEIDSIQDAILEISSLGEVLGVKEQAGKLVKKITALLNDRPAKPPLSVAYFIWKDPWMTVGNDTYIHDVLHKYGLDNVYGLHKRYPKTTLNELSEHAPELILLSSEPYPFKEKHIDKIKAACPESRVELINGEWFSWYGSRMTKAFSFLNEWRASL, encoded by the coding sequence ATGCCTGATTTACCTTACACCCGCATTGTTTCACTGGTTCCAAGCCTCACCGAGCTCTTGGTTGATCTGGGATTAAAAGATCAGCTGATTGGTCGCACCCGGTTTTGTGTGCACCCCAAGGAGATTAAGGATATTGATATTATCGGGGGGACAAAGAATCCGAATCTTGAGAAAATTGTGGAGCTTGAGCCGGATTTCATCCTTGCAAACAAAGAGGAAAACCGAAAAGAAGATATCGAACTGCTCGACAAGTATGCTACGGTTCGGGTTACAGAAATTGATTCTATTCAGGATGCCATTCTGGAAATAAGCTCACTGGGAGAAGTGCTGGGGGTTAAGGAACAGGCCGGAAAACTTGTTAAGAAAATTACGGCTCTTTTAAATGATCGCCCTGCAAAACCTCCTCTTTCCGTAGCCTATTTCATTTGGAAAGACCCCTGGATGACGGTTGGAAATGACACCTATATTCATGATGTGCTGCATAAATATGGGCTGGATAATGTGTACGGGCTTCATAAAAGATACCCCAAAACCACCCTCAACGAACTTTCAGAGCATGCTCCCGAACTAATCTTGCTCAGTAGCGAACCTTATCCTTTTAAAGAAAAACACATTGATAAAATCAAAGCGGCGTGTCCTGAGTCAAGAGTGGAACTCATTAATGGGGAGTGGTTCAGCTGGTATGGGTCCCGGATGACAAAGGCCTTTTCTTTTCTAAATGAATGGCGGGCTTCTCTTTAG
- a CDS encoding DUF1801 domain-containing protein, protein MNAAEDFILRHEGNQKEVMLYFHNLLTSFPTVSPALKYRIPFYDQNTWVCYLNPLKNGKVSLCFIRGYELSNEQGLLESKGRKQVLSVDFGSVDEIPKNTIREIINEALFLDETVPYKPLGKRIQE, encoded by the coding sequence ATGAATGCGGCAGAGGATTTCATATTGCGGCATGAGGGAAATCAAAAAGAGGTAATGCTGTACTTCCATAACCTGCTGACTTCTTTCCCAACTGTATCACCGGCCCTAAAATACCGAATACCATTCTACGACCAGAATACATGGGTCTGCTACCTGAATCCTCTAAAGAATGGCAAAGTATCGCTCTGTTTTATCCGGGGATATGAACTTTCAAACGAACAAGGATTGCTGGAAAGCAAAGGACGCAAACAAGTACTGAGTGTAGATTTTGGCAGCGTTGATGAAATTCCCAAAAACACCATCCGGGAAATCATCAACGAGGCTCTTTTTCTTGATGAAACGGTCCCTTACAAGCCACTGGGAAAACGCATTCAGGAATAA
- a CDS encoding prolyl oligopeptidase family serine peptidase: MTTIRFSHTLFIFIVLMLTGCQTDKLERISYTSQVAGEERDFYLYLPNGYEVSDKNWPVMMFLHGNGERGNGKDELGFVLMHGPLKEAWIHKRDLPFIIISPQLHMFGMDESVSYLQNRDTTSIPKRLEEGIPERTPIAPTSETMNGDESELPDYITLPNGWERVEEDLIGMIDYVIENYRADSSRVYLTGLSYGGFGTWHLASTYPERFAAIAPVVGWGHPDLMVPVAEYEIPVWAFAGGRDLVVRATHFYPGLNKLEELGHTNVRFTNHEDLGHDTWKRVYRGGDLYTWFLTHRLNADSLDQ; this comes from the coding sequence ATGACTACCATTCGTTTCTCCCACACCCTATTCATATTTATTGTCCTCATGCTTACAGGCTGCCAGACCGATAAACTGGAACGCATTTCTTACACCAGTCAGGTTGCCGGTGAGGAACGAGACTTTTACCTGTACCTTCCTAACGGTTATGAAGTGTCAGACAAAAACTGGCCGGTTATGATGTTCCTTCATGGAAACGGAGAACGGGGAAATGGCAAAGATGAGCTCGGTTTTGTACTAATGCACGGCCCATTAAAAGAAGCGTGGATTCATAAAAGAGACCTGCCTTTTATCATCATTTCTCCACAACTGCATATGTTTGGGATGGATGAAAGCGTTTCGTACCTGCAAAACCGTGACACCACATCCATTCCAAAAAGGCTGGAGGAAGGAATTCCCGAACGAACACCCATTGCACCTACTTCCGAGACTATGAATGGAGATGAAAGTGAGCTCCCCGATTATATCACTTTACCAAATGGCTGGGAGCGGGTAGAGGAGGATCTCATCGGAATGATTGATTATGTGATTGAAAATTATCGGGCAGATTCGAGCCGGGTATATTTAACCGGGCTGAGCTACGGAGGCTTTGGTACCTGGCATTTAGCAAGCACATATCCCGAACGATTTGCTGCCATCGCTCCGGTAGTAGGTTGGGGGCATCCGGATTTAATGGTTCCTGTCGCCGAATATGAAATACCGGTCTGGGCATTTGCCGGCGGAAGGGATCTGGTAGTACGGGCAACACATTTTTACCCAGGATTGAACAAGCTGGAAGAGTTAGGGCACACGAATGTCCGGTTCACAAATCATGAAGACCTCGGGCATGACACCTGGAAGCGCGTTTATCGTGGGGGTGATTTGTACACCTGGTTTTTAACTCATCGACTTAACGCAGACTCTCTGGATCAATGA